In Aegilops tauschii subsp. strangulata cultivar AL8/78 chromosome 3, Aet v6.0, whole genome shotgun sequence, one genomic interval encodes:
- the LOC109739160 gene encoding protein NRT1/ PTR FAMILY 2.12-like isoform X3 — protein MAAEVEMGAGGALLEGGAGGRRGGRRRQPLGWRCMPFIIATETFEKVGSVGVAANLTVYLVKRYNIGRLAAANITNIFYGTLNFAPLLGAFISDAYLGRFRTLAYGSFFSLLGMLGLTLSASVPALKPPGCSQTAQLGGHCDSPSTLQLSVLYISLAFLTIGGGAIRPCSLPFGVDQFDMTDEKSRKGLNSYYNWYYGTTTAALVFSMTILIYIQNSISWPIGFGIPTFFMLMSIIILFMGTRLYVHVPPEGSIFTGIAQVLVASFKKRRLKLPHPDNINQQELLLFSPPIGGHRIFRLPLTSQFRCLNKGAIVRDGDINDDGSARNSWELCSIQQIEEALLYPYP, from the exons ATGGCTGCGGAGGTGGAGATGGGGGCAGGCGGGGCGCTgctggaggggggcgccggcggCAGGAGGGGCGGCAGGAGGAGGCAGCCGCTGGGGTGGAGGTGCATGCCCTTCATCATAG CAACCGAGACGTTTGAGAAGGTGGGGTCAGTTGGCGTGGCAGCAAATCTCACGGTCTATCTTGTCAAGCGCTACAACATTGGGCGGCTCGCGGCAGCAAACATCACCAACATTTTCTACGGTACGCTCAACTTTGCGCCGTTACTAGGCGCCTTCATCTCCGACGCCTACTTGGGAAGGTTCAGAACCCTGGCCTACGGATCCTTCTTTAGCCTCCTG GGGATGCTGGGATTGACTTTGTCTGCATCAGTTCCAGCTCTCAAACCACCAGGCTGCAGTCAGACAGCCCAATTAGGTGGGCACTGCGACAGTCCATCAACACTCCAGCTGAGCGTGCTATACATATCTCTAGCGTTTCTAACCATCGGCGGTGGAGCAATCCGACCATGCAGCTTGCCCTTTGGAGTAGACCAATTCGATATGACTGATGAAAAAAGCCGAAAGGGCCTGAATAGCTATTATAACTGGTATTATGGCACAACTACTGCTGCCCTGGTGTTCTCCATGACTATTCTCATCTACATCCAGAATAGCATCAGCTGGCCAATAGGATTTGGCATTCCCACATTCTTCATGCTTATGTCAATCATCATTTTATTCATGGGCACTAGACTTTATGTCCATGTGCCACCAGAAGGAAGCATCTTCACTGGAATTGCCCAAGTTTTAGTGGCATCATTTAAAAAGAGAAGACTCAAGCTTCCGCATCCTGACAATATAAATCAACAAGAGTTGCTGCTCTTCAGTCCTCCGATAGGTGGCCACCGTATTTTCAGATTGCCACTTACTTCCCAGTTCAG GTGTCTGAACAAAGGTGCGATTGTAAGGGATGGTGATATAAATGATGACGGTTCTGCAAGAAACTCATGGGAGCTTTGCAGTATCCAGCAGATAGAAGAG GCTCTGTTATATCCATATCCTTAA
- the LOC109739160 gene encoding protein NRT1/ PTR FAMILY 2.13-like isoform X1, protein MAAEVEMGAGGALLEGGAGGRRGGRRRQPLGWRCMPFIIATETFEKVGSVGVAANLTVYLVKRYNIGRLAAANITNIFYGTLNFAPLLGAFISDAYLGRFRTLAYGSFFSLLGMLGLTLSASVPALKPPGCSQTAQLGGHCDSPSTLQLSVLYISLAFLTIGGGAIRPCSLPFGVDQFDMTDEKSRKGLNSYYNWYYGTTTAALVFSMTILIYIQNSISWPIGFGIPTFFMLMSIIILFMGTRLYVHVPPEGSIFTGIAQVLVASFKKRRLKLPHPDNINQQELLLFSPPIGGHRIFRLPLTSQFRCLNKGAIVRDGDINDDGSARNSWELCSIQQIEEVKCLLRIVPICISGIICFVALAQQFTYIILQTLTMDCHLGTHFEIPAGSVISISLIALTAFLPIYGRILVPIARRFTGVESGITLLQRQGIGLVISPISMVVAGLVEHKRRNSALSNGGKSPMSVMWLAPQLILMGIAEAFNAVGQIEFYNKQFPEQMLTLAGSLFFVTLAGANYLSTALANITRKVTTRDGHTSWLTDDINLGKLDYYFYFIALIGVLNLFYFLICSHYYQYKSMSLHAEESIKVHTKEEAEAEADANTAPKK, encoded by the exons ATGGCTGCGGAGGTGGAGATGGGGGCAGGCGGGGCGCTgctggaggggggcgccggcggCAGGAGGGGCGGCAGGAGGAGGCAGCCGCTGGGGTGGAGGTGCATGCCCTTCATCATAG CAACCGAGACGTTTGAGAAGGTGGGGTCAGTTGGCGTGGCAGCAAATCTCACGGTCTATCTTGTCAAGCGCTACAACATTGGGCGGCTCGCGGCAGCAAACATCACCAACATTTTCTACGGTACGCTCAACTTTGCGCCGTTACTAGGCGCCTTCATCTCCGACGCCTACTTGGGAAGGTTCAGAACCCTGGCCTACGGATCCTTCTTTAGCCTCCTG GGGATGCTGGGATTGACTTTGTCTGCATCAGTTCCAGCTCTCAAACCACCAGGCTGCAGTCAGACAGCCCAATTAGGTGGGCACTGCGACAGTCCATCAACACTCCAGCTGAGCGTGCTATACATATCTCTAGCGTTTCTAACCATCGGCGGTGGAGCAATCCGACCATGCAGCTTGCCCTTTGGAGTAGACCAATTCGATATGACTGATGAAAAAAGCCGAAAGGGCCTGAATAGCTATTATAACTGGTATTATGGCACAACTACTGCTGCCCTGGTGTTCTCCATGACTATTCTCATCTACATCCAGAATAGCATCAGCTGGCCAATAGGATTTGGCATTCCCACATTCTTCATGCTTATGTCAATCATCATTTTATTCATGGGCACTAGACTTTATGTCCATGTGCCACCAGAAGGAAGCATCTTCACTGGAATTGCCCAAGTTTTAGTGGCATCATTTAAAAAGAGAAGACTCAAGCTTCCGCATCCTGACAATATAAATCAACAAGAGTTGCTGCTCTTCAGTCCTCCGATAGGTGGCCACCGTATTTTCAGATTGCCACTTACTTCCCAGTTCAG GTGTCTGAACAAAGGTGCGATTGTAAGGGATGGTGATATAAATGATGACGGTTCTGCAAGAAACTCATGGGAGCTTTGCAGTATCCAGCAGATAGAAGAGGTTAAATGTTTGTTAAGAATTGTGCCTATCTGTATATCTGGCATCATATGCTTCGTCGCGTTGGCTCaacaattcacatatataatcTTGCAAACATTAACAATGGACTGTCACCTTGGAACACATTTTGAAATCCCTGCAGGCTCTGTTATATCCATATCCTTAATCGCCCTAACTGCATTCCTGCCGATTTATGGCCGAATATTGGTACCTATAGCTAGAAGATTCACCGGAGTGGAAAGTGGAATTACACTTCTTCAGAGACAGGGTATAGGATTGGTGATTTCTCCCATTTCAATGGTGGTAGCAGGGCTTGTTGAACACAAAAGGAGAAACTCAGCATTGTCTAATGGAGGAAAATCACCTATGTCAGTCATGTGGCTTGCCCCCCAATTAATCTTAATGGGTATTGCTGAGGCCTTCAATGCAGTTGGACAAATAGAATTCTATAATAAGCAGTTTCCAGAGCAGATGCTAACCCTAGCAGGATCCCTCTTTTTCGTTACGTTAGCTGGAGCAAACTACTTGAGTACTGCTCTGGCAAACATTACAAGGAAAGTGACTACCAGAGATGGCCACACAAGCTGGTTGACAGATGACATTAATCTTGGCAAGCTTGATTATTACTTCTATTTCATTGCCCTCATAGGAGTACTGAACCTTTTCTACTTCCTTATATGCTCACACTACTATCAATATAAatccatgtcactccatgctgaAGAGTCCATCAAAGTACACACCAAGGAAGAGGCAGAAGCAGAGGCCGACGCCAATACTGCACCTAAAAAATAA